TGTTATTTAAATAGCTTTGCAATCCATTCTGAAAGCTAGAGCTTACCAACCAGGTCATGGTTCCTAGCATGACTACGCATACAAGTAGTATAGAAACAAAAAGTTTAGTAAAAATAGAAAGTCGCACAAACGCACCGAAATTTAAAAAAGTCCTGTAAGTATACGATGGTCCACTATTTTTGTCATAACAGAGCGTTAATCTCCACTATTTCTCCATACTTTTATTGGTTTAACTCTCCAAATTTAACTATCCAAGTTATGAAATTTCAAACAGCCCAACCTAAAAAAAGGAGTTGCAACGTGCAACTCCTGCTAGGTAGCCTGATATGCTATCCCCTATCCCCTATCACCAATTAGTTAATACCATCAACTGCATTTAATCCTATTAACTGTATTTGTTCCCATTAACTGCATTTTTTCATATTAACTAATAGTGGTGGCTACCCAAAATCATACAATATTGAGTGGTTATAGATTTCGCCCGGATGAAGAATATTAGAAGGAAACGCATCTATATTTATGCCATTCACATAGTTTTTTGGTTCCAAACATAACGCGGAAAATCGAGAGTAGACTGCTCCGTTCTTCCCTTTTACATCATTTAGATTGTGTCCGTTATAGAAGTGTAACGTCTGCTCATTTGAGCTTATCTTCAACTGTCGACCAGCTGCACTGAGCGTCGCCATTAATATCAACTCTTTATCGTGATTATCCATTACATATGAGTGGTTAATTCCTTCGTCATGCATTTCTTGTACACTAGTCGTTAACAAGGTCGGAGCACTGAAATCCATACAAGTATTTGCAACATCCAATACTTTACCCGTTGGCATGCGGTCTTCTTTTTGCTCTAACAGAAACGTAGAGTTGAGCTGTAAAACATGATTTTCAATGGAACCGCTATCATGCCCATTCAGGTTGAAGTAACTATGTTCAGTAAAACTAACAGGCGTTGCCATATCTGTCGTGGCCGTCATCTCAAGCTTTAGCAGGTTTTTATCGGTTAAGGTATAAACCGCATCTACAACGACATTTCCAGCGAAGCCTTGCTCACCGTCTTGATCAAACAGTTTTAGGTGAA
The DNA window shown above is from Vibrio algarum and carries:
- a CDS encoding aldose epimerase family protein, which codes for MKIEREKHGLFYNQNVDIFTLSNNTGMKVKISQLGGIITHLWVPDEKGNIADVVAGYDEIKSYAEPQHFMGALIGRVANRIEGAQYTLAGKTHKLNANVYDGKHNLHGGYLGYNLRVWRLIEIKQEKEFVALHLKLFDQDGEQGFAGNVVVDAVYTLTDKNLLKLEMTATTDMATPVSFTEHSYFNLNGHDSGSIENHVLQLNSTFLLEQKEDRMPTGKVLDVANTCMDFSAPTLLTTSVQEMHDEGINHSYVMDNHDKELILMATLSAAGRQLKISSNEQTLHFYNGHNLNDVKGKNGAVYSRFSALCLEPKNYVNGINIDAFPSNILHPGEIYNHSILYDFG